Proteins encoded within one genomic window of Panicum virgatum strain AP13 chromosome 1N, P.virgatum_v5, whole genome shotgun sequence:
- the LOC120656990 gene encoding cysteine-rich receptor-like protein kinase 10, which translates to MAGPPWRLRHRRLMDIAPASPSDSGHSGSKGMTIMVSILVVVIACTLFYCVYCWRWRKRNAVRRAQIERLRPLSNSDLPIMDLSSIHEATNSFSKENKLGEGGFGPVYRGVLAGGAEIAVKRLSARSRQGAAEFRNEVELIAKLQHRNLVRLLGCCVERDEKMLVYEYLPNRSLDAFLFDTRKSGQLDWKTRQSIILGIARGILYLHEDSCLKVIHRDLKASNVLLDNKMNPKISDFGMAKIFEEESNEVNTGHVVGTYGYMAPEYAMEGVFSVKSDVFSFGVLVLEILSGQRNGSMYIQEHQHTLIQDAWKLWNEDRAAEFMDASLAGSYSRDEAWRCFHVGLLCVQESPELRPTMSNVVLMLISDQTQMPVPAQPPLFARLKKVSVSDFSLAMKTETTKTQSVNEVSISMIEPR; encoded by the exons ATGGCCGGACCGCCGTGGCGTCTTCGGCATCGCCGGCTCATGGACATAGCGCCGGCAAGCCCAAGCGATTCAG ggcaTTCCGGCTCCAAGGGGATGACCATCATGGTGTCGATCCTGGTGGTGGTCATCGCCTGCACCCTCTTCTACTGCGTCTACTGCTGGAGATGGAGGAAGCGCAACG CTGTCAGGAGGGCTCAGATAGAGAGGCTGCGGCCGCTGTCCAACTCGGACTTGCCCATCATGGACCTCTCCTCCATCCATGAGGCCACCAACAGCTTCTCCAAGGAGAACAAGCTCGGCGAAGGCGGCTTCGGGCCCGTTTACCGG GGTGTTCTTGCCGGCGGCGCGGAGATCGCCGTGAAGCGGCTGTCGGCGAGGTCCCGGCAGGGCGCGGCGGAGTTCCGGAACGAGGTGGAGCTGATCGCCAAGCTGCAGCACCGGAACCTGGTCCGGCTGCTGGGCTGCTGCGTCGAGCgggacgagaagatgctcgtcTACGAGTACCTCCCCAACCGGAGCCTCGACGCCTTCCTCTTCG ATACGAGAAAGAGTGGGCAGCTGGACTGGAAGACGAGGCAGAGCATCATCCTGGGCATCGCGCGCGGCATCCTGTACCTCCACGAGGACTCGTGCCTCAAGGTCATCCACAGGGACCTCAAGGCCAGCAACGTGCTCCTCGACAACAAGATGAACCCCAAGATCTCCGACTTCGGCATGGCCAAGATCTTCGAGGAGGAGAGCAACGAGGTGAACACGGGGCACGTCGTTGGCACATA TGGGTACATGGCTCCTGAATACGCGATGGAGGGCGTGTTCTCGGTGAAGTCGGACGTGTTCAGCTTCGGCGTCCTGGTGCTGGAGATCCTCAGCGGGCAGCGGAACGGCTCAATGTACATTCAGGAGCACCAGCACACCCTGATCCAAGAC GCTTGGAAGCTGTGGAACGAGGACAGGGCGGCGGAGTTCATGGACGCGTCGCTGGCGGGGTCCTACTCGAGGGACGAGGCGTGGCGGTGCTTCCACGTCGGGCTGCTCTGCGTGCAGGAGAGCCCGGAGCTCCGGCCCACCATGTCCAACGTGGTGCTCATGCTCATCAGCGACCAGACGCAGATGCCGGTGCCGGCGCAGCCGCCGCTGTTCGCGAGGCTCAAGAAGGTGTCCGTGTCCGACTTCTCGCTCGCCATGAAGACCGAGACGACCAAGACGCAGTCCGTCAATGAGGTGTCCATCTCCATGATCGAGCCACGGTGA
- the LOC120656991 gene encoding uncharacterized GPI-anchored protein At4g28100-like, with product MPPLRRGARTVLLLLHCAAASHLLPCAAAGPLPDPAPLDPALVFPSATPVQPAAAIAGGTIPAFPEQSDSLAGSSATCPLAPAPALLPAVRSACDADDGKLPPRLRCCPALAAWLFAAYAPAALSERAPARPTPAAAAVDMPLPPDDSEACAGAADRALRAGGTALPRPPGGNGTCDVAFCYCGVRLRRLTCGPAPADGGLWAPADAAAARRLERDCAQAGTPGCSKCLRALATIKPNNAGGGAAAAAPAAKGKKPAGRPSESDRRDCELMGLMWLLQRNATRYGAAAAAVIQALMAVDEASAAGVAVPPAAADDAGPAAACSLPVDDMPLPAEYAQLNGASGKPGLRCFHLVLLAVLSFHVAYSR from the exons ATGCCTCCCcttcgccgcggcgcgcgcaccGTCCTGCTGCTCCTCCACTGCGCGGCCGCGTCCCACCtcctgccgtgcgccgccgcgggcccgtTGCCGGACCCGGCGCCGCTCGACCCGGCGCTGGTCTTCCCCTCGGCGACCCCCgtgcagcccgccgccgccatcgccggggGCACGATCCCGGCGTTCCCGGAGCAGTCGGACTCCCTCGCAGGGTCCTCGGCCACGTGCCCGCTCGCCCCCGCCCCGGCGCTCCTCCCGGCCGTGCGGTCCGCCTGCGACGCCGACGACGGCAAGCTCCCGCCGAGGCTGCGCTGCTgccccgcgctcgccgcgtGGCTGTTCGCTGCCTACGCGCCCGCCGCGCTGTCGGAGCGGGCCCCCGCGAGGccgaccccggccgccgccgccgttgacatgccgctgccgccggacgACTCCGAGGCGTGCGCGGGCGCCGCGGACCGCGCGCTGCGTGCGGGGGGCACCGCGCTGCCACGGCCGCCGGGCGGCAACGGGACGTGCGACGTGGCGTTCTGCTACTGCGGGGTGAGGCTGAGGCGGCTGACGTGCGGACCagcgccggcggacggcgggcTGTGGGCTcctgccgacgccgccgcggcgaggaggctggAGAGGGACTGCGCGCAGGCGGGGACGCCCGGCTGCTCCAAATGCCTTCGTGCTCTTGCCACG ATAAAGCCGAACAATGCCGGTGGtggcgcggcagcagcggcgccggcggcgaaggggaagaagccggccggccggccgagcgAGAGCGACAGGCGGGACTGCGAGCTCATGGGGCTCATGTGGCTGCTGCAGCGCAACGCCACGCGctacggcgcggcggccgcggccgtgaTCCAGGCCCTGATGGCCGTGGACGAGGCGTCCGCCGCGGGTGTCGcggtgccgccggcggcggccgacgacgCGGGGCCGGCCGCGGCGTGCTCGCTCCCCGTGGACGACATGCCCCTCCCGGCCGAGTACGCGCAGCTCAACGGGGCCAGTGGCAAGCCTGGCCTCCGCTGCTTCCACCTAGTTCTGCTTGCCGTTCTGAGCTTCCATGTTGCCTACTCGAGGTAG